Genomic window (Lycium barbarum isolate Lr01 chromosome 2, ASM1917538v2, whole genome shotgun sequence):
TAATTATTGTATCTTGAATGCAGTGACAATGGAGGATTAGTTCTTTGCTTCATCCTCGTATTTTTATAGATAAGCTTGATATCTCATGTTTAGAAGAAACTCATATTTTCCTATTGTTGCAAGTATTGACAAAGGCTAATGAGAAGCTAGGAGAATTACGGTATGTTTTATTATCATTGGTGACCTTTTTTTAGCAATGTATCCACGATAAATGATTGCATTGTGATaacatcagtttttttttttttttgctaaacaAAATCAATAGCATAACTTAGCAAGGAAATCAAGCAAGCTTTTTACATATGATTTTGCGTATACTCTTAAATTTGTAGGACGCCAGGCCATAGCATTCAACTATTTCGAAATACATATTTCGGCAAATATTTTGATGAACCAATCCAATTATGTATGGAAATATGTAGAAGACTTCTTCAAAGGCTTCTAATTGCATTTTCTGAACCTCAAGTACAGGAACTCCATGATTACAGTGCTTCGCATAATTGGTGATAAAAAATTGAATAGCTTATATTTCATTGTTGTGGTCTTTTACCGTCTTTgctttctcaattttttttttattgataatctaaataaatatatatacggTTTGATACGCGTTTACCTTGTCGTGTTTTGTTGGTAACTATTAGTTTTCCTTTTAGATATGTTAGAACATATAATTCATTGTGTTAAATATTGTCATTCTTTTTAATTAATTGTAGACCAAATTTTGTCATCTCCTGAAAAATGATCGGTTGAGGTATGTTATATATTTGTAGATATCACTTAGTAACTAGGTGTTCTTGTTCACATACCTTATATTCAAATGACTGAAAGTGGTTGGTTCTTTGAAAGTTTcgtataaggtattttattcttTCTTTAAGGAAAAAGAGACAAAATTAAAATAATATCCAATAAAAACTGCGAATGACGCACTTGAAATTTTAACATTAATATAGGAATGAACTTTTAGTGTTGAATTTTACAAATGTCTATGGTCATTCCAATTTAAGAAGATTAGTTCAATATTTATCTTTTAAAAATACTAATTGCTATCATTAGATCGGCGGCCGGGGATCAGATCGTGTAAAACAACGTTAGATGTTATATAAATAATAATTTGTTCAAATTCTAATGAAATATACTTACCAAAAGCAGATACAGTTCTGGATCCATGTCGTTCGCGCCACCTCTATACTTTGGCCCTGCGCCAACTCCATACTTTGGCCCAAGGATTCATCCTCCCAACCTATTGGGCATAACCTCATCAACGCCGTTATGTTCCGTATGAGCATCTTCCACTAGACAGACCTCCAAGGCTCCAACCCCACATGGGACACACCAACCACAACTCAGGCCTCCAACATAACCTGGAACACAACAACCACTGCACAGGCCTAAAATACAACCCCATATGGTCATCTTCCTCAACACATGCCTCCAACACAACCTCATCTTCAACCAGACAGGCCTCCAACTCCACCGTGGACACACCAACCACAACTCAGGCCACTACCTGAAACACACCAACCACTGCACATGCCTCAAATACAACCCCATCATGTTCCTTATGGTCATCTTCATCTAAATATGCCTCCAACACAACCTGGAACACATTTCAGAGGAGTATAAATCAGTAATTTGTAATGGTTTGGGATTATGATGGTTTGCTGATATAGATGAAGAATGACAATAGTTTGCTAATACAGATGTAGAGTGATAATGGTTTGCTGATACAGATGTAGAGTGATAATGGTTTGCTGATACAGATGGAGAATGATACTAGTTTGCTAATACAGATGTAGAATGATAAGGACCAAATAAATTTGAATCGGGCCCAACCAACTCTCATAGGCCCTACCAAGCAAATTAATTCTTTCACGTATTTTCGAACCCTTCATGGAGCCGAATCCGGCTTAATCAACTAATTGATGCCCTTACTCTTCGTAGACGAACCAAATCTAAAAATTATACCAAATTCATAGTTTCTAAAATTAAATTTAAACCCAAGTACCCAAGAAATCTCCATAAGACTTCTTAAACATTCTAGGGTCACACTAAACTTATTTCACCAATAAAAACAGATCTGGTCCAAATTGATTCTAGGCCCAAAATATATTTTAACCCTTTAAGCAATCAAATTTATCCTCCATTGACTCATATTAGCCAAGATAACTCTCCAAAGATTCACTTATCCAAATCCAGTTAAAATAGAGCCTAATCTAACTGAAGAGTCAAAAATTATCTGGGCTTAGATTTGAAGGCTGCTTCTAAGGAAAAATAAAAGTAGGAGACACTTGTTGAATTTATGGGAGAGGTAGAAATACTTGCAGctttatgaaaaataaaattgTCATTGTCCATCTCTTGCCATAATTAGATTCCTTTCATGTGAAGAGCTTATTGTCAAGGAGTGACTCTAAAGAACTAAAAGAACATTACGAAATTCGTGGGTACCTCAAgtctcattttttatttttttgggaagTGTACAGTCCCACGGGTCTTGAAATAAGGGGCATTTGTtgatagaaaaataataattatgaaATTGAGGCTAAGCCTTATATTAGGACATATAGCCCATGTTAACATGTTTGGTTGATAAAACTGGATTAATTATTTTAAGTCAAAGTTACATGAGTTATATAAAATTTAGTTATGTTAAGCCTAGACCAAATTTGGGTCCCGTATAAGACAATCCGAATTCATGATTTGCAAACCCAAAGGaccaaaaagttttttttttttttttttggaggataTTCTATCAGAAACTCTAACTCACACTTGTATAAAAGGAGACAACTTGACGAGGGATAGAAGAACAAACACTGTTACATAATCTTCTCCAAAAGCCTCAGCCAAGAAGGAGAGTTCGAGAGAGGTCTTCCTCAAGGAACCCTTTGTTCCAATATCACAATCAAACAGCCCATTTTTTCTTCTATAAGAAATCTATTTAGAGTTATAATTTACCCTGATGGATAATGGTAGAGCATTATTTCCTAAGTTACCTGGAAGAACTTGCGGCCTTTGACTCCCCGTTTTACACATTGAATGTAGTAACAGATATTGACCTAGCTAGAGGATGCATAATAAATTGAAACACAATAGTTGTTTTATAACAAAATAAATGATTTTTCTTAAGCAAGAAATAATATTGTCAcaagagcatttatatgtaaCTTAGGAAAATGAAAGTGGGGACTGGTGGGGGttgggaagggggggggggggggtaggagaTAATAAGCTTAGGAATGTCACTTGTTGAACTCATTTTCTCTAATTTCactaggaaaatcatttttcttgattttcaaggaacttaataaaaaaaaattgaacaatattttcctccataccaaaacACACCCTAATTCAAAATACTTTCACGACAAAAGAAAAAGATCTTCATAGAGCAAATAGCATGTACCGATATAGTATATTGTAAACATAACCAAGCATTCAGGATAGATCAAGTAATCCAGTAGCACTATCATAAACACACAACATTGGAATTTTGAAAGCGAATTACATTGAatggaaaaccaaaaaaaaaagttaaaacctATAACATGCCCACATTCTTACTTTTAGAAATACTCCACATGCACACCAATAGCACTCAAGAAAACACCACTTCTCCCATGAAAACCAACAATTTTTCCTCTAGCAGTTGAAGAGCTAAAATAAGTTCGAATTTCAGTTCCATAAGGTCCATGTTTTCCTTTATTTGTATAAAATGCAATTTGTCTTATTGCATTTAGGCCCCCATTGTCGTTCACTGGACTATAAAATCCTTCAATTCCAATCAAGAGCTCATTTTCACCATCAATCTTTATCTGCATATCAAATCcataaaataatgaacaaatcattTCTTGCGTCCTTTACAATaacaaaaatcaaacaattataTCTCGACCGATTTCAAATTCAAAAAATACTCAATGGGTTCATTGGGAATAATATAAAGATTGGACCCAAAGGCCAAAACTCATGCCACTGAAATCAACCAGAAATCTTTTTGTAAAGTAATAAAAAGAGAAACAATCTAGCTAATTCAAACATTTTTAATTAAACAATTTTTTCGTAAAGAATAATTTATATGAAGAAACAACAAGAGAATATTAAGTCGTACCTTTCTAATACCATTGTCATTCCCATCTCCAAAGCCAAAACCACCATGAAGTTGTGACCAAACTGacgttttgtttttcttttcataTTCAATTTGAATTCCTGATATAGCTGAGATCATTTTGTTCA
Coding sequences:
- the LOC132629141 gene encoding agglutinin-like, which gives rise to MLASYASVGTEAGGYPFSLVLKDGRAIVGFHGRSGAYLDAIGVYLQHAAPLPQAEQIKPLKQPKVEVINDEFPNLYQEFKLNMKRKTKRQFGHNFMVVLALEMGMTMVLERTQEMICSLFYGFDMQIKIDGENELLIGIEGFYSPVNDNGGLNAIRQIAFYTNKGKHGPYGTEIRTYFSSSTARGKIVGFHGRSGVFLSAIGVHVEYF